The following coding sequences are from one Syngnathus acus chromosome 14, fSynAcu1.2, whole genome shotgun sequence window:
- the LOC119133861 gene encoding T-box transcription factor TBX2b-like isoform X2: protein MLAMAYYPFQAQRPDALPLPSFLSASQVSFPPTLCIPAVASRSEVEPEQVGSEAGLHAALSRQHQAAQLRSLKNPQPGDGLCDDPKVTLESQDLWNEFHKMGTEMVITKSGRRMFPPFKVNVDGLNKASKYILLMDIVTVDDFRYKFHNSHWIVAGKADPEMPKRMYIHPDSPSKGEQWMSKPVAFHKLKLTNNISDKHGFTILNSMHKYQPRFHIVRANDIMKLPYSTFMTYVFPETEFIAVTAYQNEKITQLKIDNNPFAKGFRDTGNGRREKRNNPSNISPPDENKTYCADSDDSWEQPRTSDPFHSPQESWAVTSMPTCQDENNTGSDSDIELQGEDDGQAGHSRTESSFRLTVKSNKKEPAMLRVNGGVSSQNITSPSPFMFQLSQQVLVPQGLSLPPFGGLLSYPWSYLTSPAAMNSPLPTGSTTSAFLRNRTFHSALPWLRMSPYQIPASAISSQKLLTASSNSNEFEHNKLYSRGNSPGSDNHTNGKSRSEQIVSLKNVHVSSDGLQSIQNVVFDKSVTL from the exons ATGCTCGCCATGGCTTATTATCCTTTCCAAGCGCAGCGACCGGATGCCTTGCCCTTGCCATCCTTTCTTTCCGCCTCACAAGTCTCCTTTCCTCCCACGCTGTGTATCCCGGCCGTGGCGTCCCGCTCCGAGGTTGAGCCAGAGCAGGTGGGCTCCGAGGCGGGACTGCACGCGGCTCTGAGCCGGCAGCACCAAGCTGCCCAGTTGCGCTCCTTGAAGAACCCGCAGCCAGGGGACGGGTTGTGCGATGATCCCAAAGTCACTCTGGAATCACAGGATTTATGGAACGAATTCCACAAAATGGGAACGGAGATGGTTATTACTAAATCGGGACG AAGGATGTTCCCACCTTTCAAAGTCAACGTTGATGGACTTAATAAAGCATCCAAATACATCTTACTAATGGACATTGTCACTGTTGATGACTTTCGTTATAAGTTTCACAATTCCCACTGGATAGTAGCCGGAAAAGCGGACCCGGAGATGCCGAAGCGCATGTACATTCATCCTGACAGTCCGTCCAAGGGAGAACAGTGGATGAGCAAGCCAGTTGCATTCCATAAACTGAAACTCACCAATAATATATCGGATAAACATGGATTT ACAATTTTGAATTCAATGCATAAATACCAGCCCAGATTTCATATTGTGAGAGCCAACGACATCATGAAACTTCCATACAGCACGTTCATGACGTATGTTTTCCCGGAGACTGAATTTATTGCTGTCACTGCATATCAAAATGAGAAG ATTACCCAGCTAAAAATTGACAACAACCCATTTGCCAAAGGATTCAGGGACACGGGAAACGGGAGACGAGAAAAGAG GAATAATCCTTCAAACATCTCTCCGCCGGATGAGAACAAAACATACTGTGCTGATTCTGATGACTCATGGGAACAGCCCAGAACCAGTGACCCGTTTCACTCCCCTCAAGAATCATGGGCTGTGACATCCATGCCAACCTGTCAAG ATGAGAACAACACTGGAAGCGATTCAGATATTGAGCTACAAGGTGAGGATGATGGTCAAGCCGGCCATTCTCGGACGGAATCTTCATTTCGGCTGACGGTGAAGAGTAACAAGAAGGAGCCGGCAATGTTGA GAGTAAATGGTGGTGTATCTTCTCAAAACATCACCTCGCCATCTCCGTTTATGTTTCAGCTGTCACAGCAGGTGTTGGTACCACAG GGACTCTCACTACCACCTTTTGGAGGATTGCTTTCATACCCATGGAGCTACTTGACATCACCTGCCGCAATGAATTCACCGCTCCCAACTGGTTCCACAACATCAGCGTTTCTAAGAAACCGCACTTTTCACAGTGCTTTGCCATGGTTGCGGATGAGCCCCTATCAGATCCCAGCTTCTGCCATATCAAGCCAAAAATTGCTGACAGCAAGTTCGAACTCGAATGAATTTGAACACAACAAACTGTACAGTCGAGGGAATAGTCCAGGGTCTGATAATCACACCAATGGCAAGTCCAGAAGTGAGCAGATTGTTTCACTAAAAAATGTTCACGTTTCCTCTGATGGACTCCAAAGCATTCAAAATGTTGTGTTTGATAAATCAGTTACTCTATAA
- the LOC119133861 gene encoding T-box transcription factor TBX2b-like isoform X1 — MLAMAYYPFQAQRPDALPLPSFLSASQVSFPPTLCIPAVASRSEVEPEQVGSEAGLHAALSRQHQAAQLRSLKNPQPGDGLCDDPKVTLESQDLWNEFHKMGTEMVITKSGRRMFPPFKVNVDGLNKASKYILLMDIVTVDDFRYKFHNSHWIVAGKADPEMPKRMYIHPDSPSKGEQWMSKPVAFHKLKLTNNISDKHGFTILNSMHKYQPRFHIVRANDIMKLPYSTFMTYVFPETEFIAVTAYQNEKITQLKIDNNPFAKGFRDTGNGRREKRNNPSNISPPDENKTYCADSDDSWEQPRTSDPFHSPQESWAVTSMPTCQDENNTGSDSDIELQGEDDGQAGHSRTESSFRLTVKSNKKEPAMLSKKFSMESESPQSCGSKIKDATSRMFLEAQSSPSFSAGHLQTVALSNSQQCLELGPSLMFHQGQMLMKTGAIQSTSMGNLLSSFSGVNGGVSSQNITSPSPFMFQLSQQVLVPQGLSLPPFGGLLSYPWSYLTSPAAMNSPLPTGSTTSAFLRNRTFHSALPWLRMSPYQIPASAISSQKLLTASSNSNEFEHNKLYSRGNSPGSDNHTNGKSRSEQIVSLKNVHVSSDGLQSIQNVVFDKSVTL; from the exons ATGCTCGCCATGGCTTATTATCCTTTCCAAGCGCAGCGACCGGATGCCTTGCCCTTGCCATCCTTTCTTTCCGCCTCACAAGTCTCCTTTCCTCCCACGCTGTGTATCCCGGCCGTGGCGTCCCGCTCCGAGGTTGAGCCAGAGCAGGTGGGCTCCGAGGCGGGACTGCACGCGGCTCTGAGCCGGCAGCACCAAGCTGCCCAGTTGCGCTCCTTGAAGAACCCGCAGCCAGGGGACGGGTTGTGCGATGATCCCAAAGTCACTCTGGAATCACAGGATTTATGGAACGAATTCCACAAAATGGGAACGGAGATGGTTATTACTAAATCGGGACG AAGGATGTTCCCACCTTTCAAAGTCAACGTTGATGGACTTAATAAAGCATCCAAATACATCTTACTAATGGACATTGTCACTGTTGATGACTTTCGTTATAAGTTTCACAATTCCCACTGGATAGTAGCCGGAAAAGCGGACCCGGAGATGCCGAAGCGCATGTACATTCATCCTGACAGTCCGTCCAAGGGAGAACAGTGGATGAGCAAGCCAGTTGCATTCCATAAACTGAAACTCACCAATAATATATCGGATAAACATGGATTT ACAATTTTGAATTCAATGCATAAATACCAGCCCAGATTTCATATTGTGAGAGCCAACGACATCATGAAACTTCCATACAGCACGTTCATGACGTATGTTTTCCCGGAGACTGAATTTATTGCTGTCACTGCATATCAAAATGAGAAG ATTACCCAGCTAAAAATTGACAACAACCCATTTGCCAAAGGATTCAGGGACACGGGAAACGGGAGACGAGAAAAGAG GAATAATCCTTCAAACATCTCTCCGCCGGATGAGAACAAAACATACTGTGCTGATTCTGATGACTCATGGGAACAGCCCAGAACCAGTGACCCGTTTCACTCCCCTCAAGAATCATGGGCTGTGACATCCATGCCAACCTGTCAAG ATGAGAACAACACTGGAAGCGATTCAGATATTGAGCTACAAGGTGAGGATGATGGTCAAGCCGGCCATTCTCGGACGGAATCTTCATTTCGGCTGACGGTGAAGAGTAACAAGAAGGAGCCGGCAATGTTGAGTAAGAAGTTTTCCATGGAGAGTGAATCCCCACAAAGCTGCGGGAGTAAAATCAAAGATGCCACATCCCGTATGTTTTTGGAAGCACAGAGCTCTCCATCATTCAGTGCCGGACATCTACAGACTGTTGCTCTGTCCAACAGCCAGCAGTGTCTTGAGCTTGGACCATCGTTGATGTTTCACCAGGGACAGATGTTGATGAAAACGGGGGCTATTCAGTCTACATCTATGGGAAATCTATTGTCCTCTTTCTCAGGAGTAAATGGTGGTGTATCTTCTCAAAACATCACCTCGCCATCTCCGTTTATGTTTCAGCTGTCACAGCAGGTGTTGGTACCACAG GGACTCTCACTACCACCTTTTGGAGGATTGCTTTCATACCCATGGAGCTACTTGACATCACCTGCCGCAATGAATTCACCGCTCCCAACTGGTTCCACAACATCAGCGTTTCTAAGAAACCGCACTTTTCACAGTGCTTTGCCATGGTTGCGGATGAGCCCCTATCAGATCCCAGCTTCTGCCATATCAAGCCAAAAATTGCTGACAGCAAGTTCGAACTCGAATGAATTTGAACACAACAAACTGTACAGTCGAGGGAATAGTCCAGGGTCTGATAATCACACCAATGGCAAGTCCAGAAGTGAGCAGATTGTTTCACTAAAAAATGTTCACGTTTCCTCTGATGGACTCCAAAGCATTCAAAATGTTGTGTTTGATAAATCAGTTACTCTATAA
- the LOC119133861 gene encoding T-box transcription factor TBX2b-like isoform X3 translates to MLAMAYYPFQAQRPDALPLPSFLSASQVSFPPTLCIPAVASRSEVEPEQVGSEAGLHAALSRQHQAAQLRSLKNPQPGDGLCDDPKVTLESQDLWNEFHKMGTEMVITKSGRRMFPPFKVNVDGLNKASKYILLMDIVTVDDFRYKFHNSHWIVAGKADPEMPKRMYIHPDSPSKGEQWMSKPVAFHKLKLTNNISDKHGFTILNSMHKYQPRFHIVRANDIMKLPYSTFMTYVFPETEFIAVTAYQNEKITQLKIDNNPFAKGFRDTGNGRREKRNNPSNISPPDENKTYCADSDDSWEQPRTSDPFHSPQESWAVTSMPTCQDENNTGSDSDIELQGEDDGQAGHSRTESSFRLTVKSNKKEPAMLTSSVLSLDHR, encoded by the exons ATGCTCGCCATGGCTTATTATCCTTTCCAAGCGCAGCGACCGGATGCCTTGCCCTTGCCATCCTTTCTTTCCGCCTCACAAGTCTCCTTTCCTCCCACGCTGTGTATCCCGGCCGTGGCGTCCCGCTCCGAGGTTGAGCCAGAGCAGGTGGGCTCCGAGGCGGGACTGCACGCGGCTCTGAGCCGGCAGCACCAAGCTGCCCAGTTGCGCTCCTTGAAGAACCCGCAGCCAGGGGACGGGTTGTGCGATGATCCCAAAGTCACTCTGGAATCACAGGATTTATGGAACGAATTCCACAAAATGGGAACGGAGATGGTTATTACTAAATCGGGACG AAGGATGTTCCCACCTTTCAAAGTCAACGTTGATGGACTTAATAAAGCATCCAAATACATCTTACTAATGGACATTGTCACTGTTGATGACTTTCGTTATAAGTTTCACAATTCCCACTGGATAGTAGCCGGAAAAGCGGACCCGGAGATGCCGAAGCGCATGTACATTCATCCTGACAGTCCGTCCAAGGGAGAACAGTGGATGAGCAAGCCAGTTGCATTCCATAAACTGAAACTCACCAATAATATATCGGATAAACATGGATTT ACAATTTTGAATTCAATGCATAAATACCAGCCCAGATTTCATATTGTGAGAGCCAACGACATCATGAAACTTCCATACAGCACGTTCATGACGTATGTTTTCCCGGAGACTGAATTTATTGCTGTCACTGCATATCAAAATGAGAAG ATTACCCAGCTAAAAATTGACAACAACCCATTTGCCAAAGGATTCAGGGACACGGGAAACGGGAGACGAGAAAAGAG GAATAATCCTTCAAACATCTCTCCGCCGGATGAGAACAAAACATACTGTGCTGATTCTGATGACTCATGGGAACAGCCCAGAACCAGTGACCCGTTTCACTCCCCTCAAGAATCATGGGCTGTGACATCCATGCCAACCTGTCAAG ATGAGAACAACACTGGAAGCGATTCAGATATTGAGCTACAAGGTGAGGATGATGGTCAAGCCGGCCATTCTCGGACGGAATCTTCATTTCGGCTGACGGTGAAGAGTAACAAGAAGGAGCCGGCAATGTTGA CCAGCAGTGTCTTGAGCTTGGACCATCGTTGA